A window of Choloepus didactylus isolate mChoDid1 chromosome 21, mChoDid1.pri, whole genome shotgun sequence contains these coding sequences:
- the CDIPT gene encoding CDP-diacylglycerol--inositol 3-phosphatidyltransferase, with the protein MPGENIFLFVPNLIGYARIVFAIIAFYFMPCCPLTASSFYLLSGLLDAFDGHAARTLNQGTRFGAMLDMLTDRCSTMCLLVNLALLYPRATLLFQLSMSLDVASHWLHLHSSVVRGSESHKMIDLSGNPVLRIYYTSRPALFVLCAGNELFYCLLYLFNFSEGPLVGSVGLFRMGLWITAPIALLKSVISVIHLITAARNMAALDTADRAKKK; encoded by the exons ATGCCGGGCGAAAATATCTTCCTGTTCGTGCCTAACCTCATCG GTTATGCCCGGATTGTCTTCGCCATCATTGCTTTCTACTTTATGCCCTGCTGCCCCCTCACGGCCTCCTCCTTCTACCTGCTCAGCGGACTGCTGGACGCTTTCGATGGACACGCCGCTCGAACCCTTAATCAAG GGACGCGGTTTGGGGCCATGCTGGACATGCTGACGGACCGGTGCTCCACCATGTGCCTGCTGGTCAACCTGGCCCTGCTGTACCCTCGAGCCACCCTTCTCTTCCAGCTCAGCATGAGCTTGGATGTGGCCAGCCATTGGCTGCACCTCCACAG CTCTGTGGTCCGAGGCAGCGAGAGTCACAAGATGATCGACCTGTCTGGGAATCCGGTGCTTCGGATCTACTACACCTCCAGA CCTGCACTGTTTGTCTTGTGTGCTGGAAACGAGCTCTTCTACTGCCTCCTCTATCTGTTCAACTTCTCCGAGGGGCCATTAG TTGGCTCCGTGGGTCTTTTCCGAATGGGCCTCTGGATCACCGCCCCCATTGCCCTGCTCAAGTCCGTCATCAGCGTCATCCACCTGATCACAGCCGCCCGCAACATGGCTGCCCTGGACACGGCAGACCGTGCCAAGAAGAAGTGA
- the LOC119518162 gene encoding putative protein T-ENOL — MPGKCLPPTAFGSRTLIQPPATGLPEPPPTARGMASTPTRNEEEKGSRLSPATSSVGGGLKVSLSRSEEFLAQISKELTDEALFIAGYHTSPTSTKEKQTQDQGTQISKHVFITRTRGTDACSDRNRTRTKAHLLPSPREKGALPSNLTSGGG; from the exons ATGCCGGGAAAATGCCTCCCTCCCACCGCCTTCGGTTCTAGAACCCTAATACAGCCCCCAGCAACGGGGCTGCCGGAACCGCCACCGACAGCAAG GGGGATGGCATCTACTCCTACCAGGAATGAGGAGGAAAAGGGCAGCCGGCTTTCCCCAGCTACATCCTCCGTGGGTGGAGGTTTG AAGGTTTCCTTATCTCGTTCTGAGGAATTCCTGGCCCAGATCAGCAAAGAACTCACCGATGAGGCCTTGTTTATCGCCGGTTACCACACAAGCCCCACATCCACCAAGGAAAAGCAGACACAAGACCAAGGGACTCAGATATCCAAACACG TGTTCATCACCAGGACCCGAGGCACAGATGCCTG CTCTGACAGAAACCGCACTCGCACCAAGGCACACCTCCTGCCATCCCCTCGTGAGAAG GGCGCTCTGCCAAGCAACTTGACATCTGGAGGAGGATGA